A single window of Rhipicephalus microplus isolate Deutch F79 chromosome 5, USDA_Rmic, whole genome shotgun sequence DNA harbors:
- the LOC119173292 gene encoding eukaryotic initiation factor 4A-II, protein MRNPIQILVKKEELTLEGIKQFYVTVDREEWKLDTLCDLYETLTITQALIFCNTRRKVDWLTEKMHERDFTVCALHGDMGQKERDVIMREFRSGSSRVLITTDLLVRGINVQQVSLVINFHLPTSRENYIHRIDRGGRFGRKGVAINFATEKDKRTLKDIEGFYNTEIEEMPMYVADFI, encoded by the coding sequence ATGCGCAACCCCATCCAAATTCTAGTGAAGAAAGAAGAGCTTACCCTGGAGGGTATCAAGCAGTTCTACGTAACTGTAGATCGTGAGGAGTGGAAGCTGGACACGCTGTGTGACCTGTACGAGACCCTGACCATCACCCAGGCACTGATCTTCTGCAACACCAGGCGGAAAGTAGACTGGCTCACAGAGAAGATGCACGAGCGCGATTTCACTGTCTGTGCACTGCACGGAGACATGGGCCAAAAGGAACGGGACGTAATCATGCGCGAGTTTCGGTCAGGCTCGAGTCGGGTGTTGATCACAACTGACCTGCTTGTCCGAGGCATAAATGTTCAACAAGTGTCTTTGGTCATCAACTTTCACCTGCCCACCAGCAGGGAAAACTACATCCACAGAATTGACCGAGGAGGACGATTTGGTCGTAAGGGTGTTGCCATCAACTTTGCTACTGAGAAAGACAAGCGTACCCTGAAAGACATAGAGGGCTTTTACAACACAGAGATCGAGGAAATGCCCATGTACGTGGCGGACTTCATCTAA